Below is a window of Candidatus Trichorickettsia mobilis DNA.
GCTTGATCAAACGTGGCGGTACAAGCACTCAGCACTTCTTCAGCAAAATATATATTTACATTTGTATCGTCAACTAGCTTATCAATAGTATTATTAGTAAGTTGTGTATAATTATTAACTACTTTATTTATATCTTCTGCAATATCACATTTTAAAATATTACCGGAAACCGCTAACGACTCACCGCTATTATCGTCTACTGACCTAACTTTCATTATTGTACTAGATAATGAAAAAGCTTCTTCTTGTATCATTTTCTGACCTTCATCGTCAATATTAATATCGGCAGAAACTGTTTTCTTAATTCTTGACTTATGTAACTTGGTGACATTTGCTTTATGTTTATGCATAAATATACCTACCTTTCTCCTAACTAAAACATTGCTATTTCAGAATGATCATCTACATTTACTGATATAGTCAAAAATTATTGACGAATTTGTCGGAAATTTTCTATATGCGTTACATTTAAATCAGTGGAACGAATAGGGTTAATATCAACACCCCCTCGCCTAGTATATCTTGCATACACCGTAAGTTTTTCGGGATTACATCTATTTTTTATATCAATAAAGATCCGCTCTACACACTGCTCATGAAATTCTTGATGATTACGAAAAGATATTAAATACTTTAACAACGCAGAATGATCTATTTTTAGTCCTTTATAACTAATTTGAATTGAAGCCCAATCAGGTTGACCAGTTACACAACAATTTGATTTCAGTAAATTTGAGTACAACACTTCTTCTACCAATAATTTTTCTTTAGATAGTGATAATAAATTTGCATTTATATTGTAATCACAAATGCTAACATCCAGCAAATCGATATTAATACCAGTAAAATTGCCTAGTTCTAAATTACGATATCCATCTAAAGTTTGACAACGAATAGTAACCGGAGATTCTATCGCCTTACTTAAATCGCTTTGCATTAACTCTATCACTTGATTATCGTCATTAAATTTAGTGTTATTCAATGAATTCAGGTATAATTTTAATGACTTTGACTCAATAATATTTTCAGAATCAGCTGAAATAATAATCTCCATCACTCTTACCTCAGGCTTACCACTATAATGAAGCCAGGATACCTCATAACAATTCCAAATATCAAATCCTTTAAATGGCAAAGGAGCCACTACCCCTATTTGATTTCTGGCAAGCTTGCGAGCAATTGGATATAGTAAGGTGGGATCGTATTCATCCTTATACGCTGTCTTTTTACCAAGCAATATATTTTCCATGATACTCGTTTGATTTGAAGAGTTGTAGACGAGGATCAACTTCAAGTTCGCTCAGAGTTCCTCCGTCTGCGCAGCGCAGCGTACGTGAGCAGCGCAGAGCTTCGAGAACAACAACGCCAATTCTTGAAGTTCATCGAGTATACTCCGAAATAATGAACTATACCACTACATCTATTAAATTCAACTGAAATAATTTAATAGAATATTACCTGATATAGGTTTGATTAAGCTTAAATACCATTAACTGACTAATTAAACTATCTCTATATATAGTATGTCAATACAAAAAACATA
It encodes the following:
- the queF gene encoding NADPH-dependent 7-cyano-7-deazaguanine reductase QueF (Catalyzes the NADPH-dependent reduction of 7-cyano-7-deazaguanine (preQ0) to 7-aminomethyl-7-deazaguanine (preQ1) in queuosine biosynthesis); the encoded protein is MENILLGKKTAYKDEYDPTLLYPIARKLARNQIGVVAPLPFKGFDIWNCYEVSWLHYSGKPEVRVMEIIISADSENIIESKSLKLYLNSLNNTKFNDDNQVIELMQSDLSKAIESPVTIRCQTLDGYRNLELGNFTGINIDLLDVSICDYNINANLLSLSKEKLLVEEVLYSNLLKSNCCVTGQPDWASIQISYKGLKIDHSALLKYLISFRNHQEFHEQCVERIFIDIKNRCNPEKLTVYARYTRRGGVDINPIRSTDLNVTHIENFRQIRQ